In a genomic window of Rhododendron vialii isolate Sample 1 chromosome 12a, ASM3025357v1:
- the LOC131309839 gene encoding uncharacterized protein LOC131309839 isoform X3, protein MSTEEKHAVTVRDLVEEAKKRIVFLIMCAVGLSYLLSMTSSSVWVNLPAAASLIVTVRYFSLYFEMRGKAAVYNSKPTLAHISSKTKPFEGPNTGVMKSDWRRKVNSPVVENALDQFTRHLVSEWVMDLWYSRLTPDRQGPEELVHIMHGVLGEISSRLRNVNLIDLLTRDIISILCTHLELFRSSQSKIEKHQLGPLTFERRDVELKSILFADNKLHPALFSAEAEHKVLQHLMDGLISFTFKPEDLQCSLFRFTVRELLACALMRPVLNLANPRFLNERVESVAISLSKANEGAATLLASQSKSKASSRISSDHFTRILDPSVKGVELVPLKKDPSKTLEEKSTKDNANGTLTKDPLLCMDTRSTLSWSSQPLDPLTGDGRGSQRLHSGEIWDGTVVMISRRETEAIAPNHFENYRRKEDENYAIESGIKSSSALYKTADNLKVLSREKEKDGATKISSDHSNAALSRRNGNITSHLSAISYIEFDENDLMRLEEVESGSSSYTSEDDETSSVTGLDFPVNKVWDGKLNRYLSVSHIHHPLQSSEGCNTRKSGVGHLHSRLHRTQSRRKRFKRLSSQKRHIWQEVERTSFYSGDRQDILNSFKGRVESEDSSDDYEAEVLGRIHSGATASSSTSSTRLLDCDNLAVSAQKNSLLPDSFLKLRCESQVLGANIVKGGSRTFAVYSISVTDTNEDSWSIKRRFRHFEELHRRLKEFPEYNLHLPPKHFLSTGLDVLVIRERCKLLHKYLKKLLQLPTISGSIEIWDFLSVDSQTYVFSHSISIIETLSVDLDSITHERSEEAQNALGQTVNPLPSHCEHRNAESKESALAMKHNIVGDGSRVQAQGAVYTQQQKPSEDSDKSDQRNISLSRKSINRIEGDDLQTSSQPIIGAASDPTLPTEWVQPNLSAPLLELVDVVFQLQDGGWIKRKAFWVAKQILQLGMGDAFDDWLIEKIQLLRRGSVVASGIKRIEQVLWPDGIFITKHPKRRQPNPSGSTPQSSPCGHPPTSVSSPKKVDAVELDENRLKEAERRARFVHELMIDNAPAAIVGLVGHKGYEQCARDIYYFLQSSVCLKQLAFDLLELLLLSAFPEMDYVFQQLHEEKEKFGGFRTT, encoded by the exons ATGAGCACGGAAGAAAAGCATGCGGTGACGGTTCGAGACCTCGTGGAGGAGGCGAAGAAGCGGATTGTGTTTCTGATCATGTGCGCGGTCGGATTGTCTTATCTCTTGTCTA TGACAAGCTCCTCAGTCTGGGTTAATTTGCCCGCTGCAGCATCCTTAATTGTCACCGTTCGCTATTTTTCTCTGTACTTTGAAATGCGGGGAAAAGCTGCGGTATACAACAGCAAACCAACATTAGCACATATTTCTTCTAAAACGAAACCTTTTGAAGGTCCTAACACCGGTGTTATGAAGTCTGATTGGAGAAGGAAGGTGAATTCCCCTGTTGTCGAGAATGCATTAGATCAGTTCACTAGGCATCTAGTTTCTGAGTGGGTGATGGATCTGTGGTACTCTCGCCTAACCCCTGACAGACAAGGTCCAGAGGAGTTGGTTCATATCATGCATGGTGTTCTGGGAGAGATTTCATCTCGCCTGAGAAATGTAAATCTCATAGATCTTCTGACAAG GGACATTATTAGTATTTTATGCACGCACCTGGAGCTTTTCCGTTCAAGTCAGTCAAAGATTGAAAAGCACCAACTTGGACCACTGACTTTTGAACGTCGTGATGTGGAATTAAAATCCATTCTATTTGCAGACAACAAATTGCACCCTGCCCTGTTTTCTGCTGAAGCTGAGCACAAG GTGCTTCAGCACTTGATGGATGGTCTCATATCTTTCACATTCAAACCTGAGGATTTGCAGTGCTCTTTGTTCCGCTTTACTGTTAGAGAGCTTCTTGCTTGTGCACTAATGCGACCAGTATTGAACTTAGCAAACCCAAG GTTTCTTAATGAAAGGGTTGAGTCTGTAGCAATTTCTTTAAGCAAGGCTAATGAAGGAGCGGCTACACTCTTGGCATCACAGTCTAAATCAAAAGCGTCTTCAAGGATTTCATCTGATCATTTCACTaggattctggacccttctgtTAAGGGTGTTGAGCTTGTCCCACTCAAAAAGGATCCATCCAAAACTTTGGAAGAGAAATCCACAAAAGACAATGCAAATGGAACCCTCACGAAGGACCCATTGCTTTGTATGGATACTAGATCAACCCTTTCTTGGAGTTCTCAGCCATTGGATCCACTAACTGGTGATGGTAGAGGTAGTCAACGACTCCACTCTGGGGAGATTTGGGATGGTACAGTAGTTATGATTTCTCGCAGAGAAACTGAAGCTATTGCTCCAAATCATTTTGAAAACTACAGAAGGAAGGAAGATGAGAATTATGCTATTGAGTCAGGGATAAAAAGTTCTTCAGCATTATATAAAACAGCAGATAATTTGAAGGTATTGTCAAGGGAGAAAGAAAAGGATGGTGCAACCAAGATTAGTTCTGATCACAGCAATGCTGCTCTTTCTAGGCGTAATGGGAACATTACAAGTCACCTTTCTGCTATTTCATATATAGAGTTTGATGAGAATGATCTCATGCGGTTGGAGGAGGTAGAATCAGGGAGCAGTTCTTATACTAGTGAAGATGATGAAACCAGCAGTGTGACTGGTCTTGATTTTCCGGTCAACAAAGTTTGGGATGGTAAACTAAATAGATATCTTTCGGTTTCACACATTCATCATCCACTGCAGAGTTCTGAAGGCTGTAACACAAGAAAAAGTGGCGTAGGACATCTTCACTCTAGATTACATAGGACTCAATCTAGGAGGAAAAGGTTTAAGAGATTAAGCAGTCAGAAGAGGCACATCTGGCAAGAAGTTGAGAGAACAAGCTTCTATTCAGGAGACAGGCAGGATATACTGAATTCTTTTAAAGGACGTGTGGAATCTGAGGACTCTAGTGATGATTATGAGGCAGAAGTTTTGGGTAGAATTCACAGTGGAGCAACTGCTTCTTCATCCACTTCCTCAACTCGTTTACTCGACTGTGATAATTTGGCCGTCAGTGCTCAGAAAAACTCATTGTTGCCAGATTCCTTTCTGAAGTTGAGATGTGAG TCGCAGGTATTGGGTGCCAATATTGTGAAGGGTGGCTCTAGAACATTCGCCGTTTATTCCATTTCTGTTACAGATACGAATGAGGATAGTTGGTCTATCAAAAGAAG GTTTCGGCATTTTGAGGAACTCCATCGACGTCTTAAGGAGTTTCCAGAATATAATCTTCATTTGCCACCGAAGCATTTTCTGTCAACTGGACTAGATGTGCTTGTCATTCGAGAACGGTGTAAATTGCTACACAAGTACTTGAAG AAGCTTCTTCAGCTTCCAACTATTTCAGGATCAATAGAAATTTGGGACTTCCTTAGCGTTGATTCCCAG ACATATGTATTCTCACATTCTATATCCATCATTGAGACATTGTCAG TTGACCTAGACAGTATAACCCATGAAAGAAGTGAAGAGGCTCAGAATGCTCTTGGGCAGACTGTAAATCCCTTACCTTCCCATTGTGAACATCGCAATGCTGAGAGCAAGGAATCTGCATTAGCAATGAAGCATAATATTGTTGGAGATGGATCAAGAGTACAGGCACAAGGCGCAGTTTATACACAGCAACAAAAACCATCTGAGGACTCTGACAAATCAGACCAAAGAAATATATCCCTGTCCAGAAAGTCCATAAACAGAATCGAAGGTGATGATTTACAAACTTCATCTCAGCCAATTATTGGTGCTGCTTCCGATCCCACCCTCCCTACTGAG TGGGTACAGCCAAATCTAAGTGCTCCCCTATTAGAGTTGGTTGATGTGGTTTTCCAGCTCCAAGATGGTGGTTGGATCAA GCGGAAGGCTTTTTGGGTGGCCAAACAGATATTACAACTGGGAATGGGCGATGCCTTTGATGATTGGTTGATTGAGAAAATTCAGCTTTTGCGTAGGGGATCTGTGGTCGCTTCAGGGATCAAGCGGATAGAGCAG GTACTTTGGCCTGACGGAATATTTATAACAAAGCATCCAAAGCGACGACAACCAAACCCTTCTGGGAGCACACCCCAGAGTTCACCTTGTGGGCACCCTCCCACGTCTGTATCTTCGCCTAAGAAAGTGGATGCCGTAGAATTGGATGAGAATCGACTAAAGGAAGCTGAACGGCGTGCCAGATTTGTACATGAGCTTATGATTG ATAATGCACCAGCTGCGATCGTGGGTCTTGTTGGTCACAAGGGGTATGAACAATGTGCAAGGGATATCTATTACTTTCTTCAG TCATCTGTATGTTTGAAGCAATTGGCCTTTGACCTTCTTGAGCTGCTTCTCTTGTCGGCATTTCCGGAGATGGATTACGTCTTCCAGCAGTTGCatgaagagaaggaaaagttTGGGGGATTCAGAACTACTTGA
- the LOC131309839 gene encoding uncharacterized protein LOC131309839 isoform X7 encodes MSTEEKHAVTVRDLVEEAKKRIVFLIMCAVGLSYLLSMTSSSVWVNLPAAASLIVTVRYFSLYFEMRGKAAVYNSKPTLAHISSKTKPFEGPNTGVMKSDWRRKVNSPVVENALDQFTRHLVSEWVMDLWYSRLTPDRQGPEELVHIMHGVLGEISSRLRNVNLIDLLTRDIISILCTHLELFRSSQSKIEKHQLGPLTFERRDVELKSILFADNKLHPALFSAEAEHKVLQHLMDGLISFTFKPEDLQCSLFRFTVRELLACALMRPVLNLANPRFLNERVESVAISLSKANEGAATLLASQSKSKASSRISSDHFTRILDPSVKGVELVPLKKDPSKTLEEKSTKDNANGTLTKDPLLCMDTRSTLSWSSQPLDPLTGDGRGSQRLHSGEIWDGTVVMISRRETEAIAPNHFENYRRKEDENYAIESGIKSSSALYKTADNLKVLSREKEKDGATKISSDHSNAALSRRNGNITSHLSAISYIEFDENDLMRLEEVESGSSSYTSEDDETSSVTGLDFPVNKVWDGKLNRYLSVSHIHHPLQSSEGCNTRKSGVGHLHSRLHRTQSRRKRFKRLSSQKRHIWQEVERTSFYSGDRQDILNSFKGRVESEDSSDDYEAEVLGRIHSGATASSSTSSTRLLDCDNLAVSAQKNSLLPDSFLKLRCEFECYFQSQVLGANIVKGGSRTFAVYSISVTDTNEDSWSIKRRFRHFEELHRRLKEFPEYNLHLPPKHFLSTGLDVLVIRERCKLLHKYLKKLLQLPTISGSIEIWDFLSVDSQTYVFSHSISIIETLSVDLDSITHERSEEAQNALGQTVNPLPSHCEHRNAESKESALAMKHNIVGDGSRVQAQGAVYTQQQKPSEDSDKSDQRNISLSRKSINRIEGDDLQTSSQPIIGAASDPTLPTEWVQPNLSAPLLELVDVVFQLQDGGWIKRKAFWVAKQILQLGMGDAFDDWLIEKIQLLRRGSVVASGIKRIEQIMHQLRSWVLLVTRGMNNVQGISITFFSHLYV; translated from the exons ATGAGCACGGAAGAAAAGCATGCGGTGACGGTTCGAGACCTCGTGGAGGAGGCGAAGAAGCGGATTGTGTTTCTGATCATGTGCGCGGTCGGATTGTCTTATCTCTTGTCTA TGACAAGCTCCTCAGTCTGGGTTAATTTGCCCGCTGCAGCATCCTTAATTGTCACCGTTCGCTATTTTTCTCTGTACTTTGAAATGCGGGGAAAAGCTGCGGTATACAACAGCAAACCAACATTAGCACATATTTCTTCTAAAACGAAACCTTTTGAAGGTCCTAACACCGGTGTTATGAAGTCTGATTGGAGAAGGAAGGTGAATTCCCCTGTTGTCGAGAATGCATTAGATCAGTTCACTAGGCATCTAGTTTCTGAGTGGGTGATGGATCTGTGGTACTCTCGCCTAACCCCTGACAGACAAGGTCCAGAGGAGTTGGTTCATATCATGCATGGTGTTCTGGGAGAGATTTCATCTCGCCTGAGAAATGTAAATCTCATAGATCTTCTGACAAG GGACATTATTAGTATTTTATGCACGCACCTGGAGCTTTTCCGTTCAAGTCAGTCAAAGATTGAAAAGCACCAACTTGGACCACTGACTTTTGAACGTCGTGATGTGGAATTAAAATCCATTCTATTTGCAGACAACAAATTGCACCCTGCCCTGTTTTCTGCTGAAGCTGAGCACAAG GTGCTTCAGCACTTGATGGATGGTCTCATATCTTTCACATTCAAACCTGAGGATTTGCAGTGCTCTTTGTTCCGCTTTACTGTTAGAGAGCTTCTTGCTTGTGCACTAATGCGACCAGTATTGAACTTAGCAAACCCAAG GTTTCTTAATGAAAGGGTTGAGTCTGTAGCAATTTCTTTAAGCAAGGCTAATGAAGGAGCGGCTACACTCTTGGCATCACAGTCTAAATCAAAAGCGTCTTCAAGGATTTCATCTGATCATTTCACTaggattctggacccttctgtTAAGGGTGTTGAGCTTGTCCCACTCAAAAAGGATCCATCCAAAACTTTGGAAGAGAAATCCACAAAAGACAATGCAAATGGAACCCTCACGAAGGACCCATTGCTTTGTATGGATACTAGATCAACCCTTTCTTGGAGTTCTCAGCCATTGGATCCACTAACTGGTGATGGTAGAGGTAGTCAACGACTCCACTCTGGGGAGATTTGGGATGGTACAGTAGTTATGATTTCTCGCAGAGAAACTGAAGCTATTGCTCCAAATCATTTTGAAAACTACAGAAGGAAGGAAGATGAGAATTATGCTATTGAGTCAGGGATAAAAAGTTCTTCAGCATTATATAAAACAGCAGATAATTTGAAGGTATTGTCAAGGGAGAAAGAAAAGGATGGTGCAACCAAGATTAGTTCTGATCACAGCAATGCTGCTCTTTCTAGGCGTAATGGGAACATTACAAGTCACCTTTCTGCTATTTCATATATAGAGTTTGATGAGAATGATCTCATGCGGTTGGAGGAGGTAGAATCAGGGAGCAGTTCTTATACTAGTGAAGATGATGAAACCAGCAGTGTGACTGGTCTTGATTTTCCGGTCAACAAAGTTTGGGATGGTAAACTAAATAGATATCTTTCGGTTTCACACATTCATCATCCACTGCAGAGTTCTGAAGGCTGTAACACAAGAAAAAGTGGCGTAGGACATCTTCACTCTAGATTACATAGGACTCAATCTAGGAGGAAAAGGTTTAAGAGATTAAGCAGTCAGAAGAGGCACATCTGGCAAGAAGTTGAGAGAACAAGCTTCTATTCAGGAGACAGGCAGGATATACTGAATTCTTTTAAAGGACGTGTGGAATCTGAGGACTCTAGTGATGATTATGAGGCAGAAGTTTTGGGTAGAATTCACAGTGGAGCAACTGCTTCTTCATCCACTTCCTCAACTCGTTTACTCGACTGTGATAATTTGGCCGTCAGTGCTCAGAAAAACTCATTGTTGCCAGATTCCTTTCTGAAGTTGAGATGTGAG TTTGAATGCTATTTCCAGTCGCAGGTATTGGGTGCCAATATTGTGAAGGGTGGCTCTAGAACATTCGCCGTTTATTCCATTTCTGTTACAGATACGAATGAGGATAGTTGGTCTATCAAAAGAAG GTTTCGGCATTTTGAGGAACTCCATCGACGTCTTAAGGAGTTTCCAGAATATAATCTTCATTTGCCACCGAAGCATTTTCTGTCAACTGGACTAGATGTGCTTGTCATTCGAGAACGGTGTAAATTGCTACACAAGTACTTGAAG AAGCTTCTTCAGCTTCCAACTATTTCAGGATCAATAGAAATTTGGGACTTCCTTAGCGTTGATTCCCAG ACATATGTATTCTCACATTCTATATCCATCATTGAGACATTGTCAG TTGACCTAGACAGTATAACCCATGAAAGAAGTGAAGAGGCTCAGAATGCTCTTGGGCAGACTGTAAATCCCTTACCTTCCCATTGTGAACATCGCAATGCTGAGAGCAAGGAATCTGCATTAGCAATGAAGCATAATATTGTTGGAGATGGATCAAGAGTACAGGCACAAGGCGCAGTTTATACACAGCAACAAAAACCATCTGAGGACTCTGACAAATCAGACCAAAGAAATATATCCCTGTCCAGAAAGTCCATAAACAGAATCGAAGGTGATGATTTACAAACTTCATCTCAGCCAATTATTGGTGCTGCTTCCGATCCCACCCTCCCTACTGAG TGGGTACAGCCAAATCTAAGTGCTCCCCTATTAGAGTTGGTTGATGTGGTTTTCCAGCTCCAAGATGGTGGTTGGATCAA GCGGAAGGCTTTTTGGGTGGCCAAACAGATATTACAACTGGGAATGGGCGATGCCTTTGATGATTGGTTGATTGAGAAAATTCAGCTTTTGCGTAGGGGATCTGTGGTCGCTTCAGGGATCAAGCGGATAGAGCAG ATAATGCACCAGCTGCGATCGTGGGTCTTGTTGGTCACAAGGGGTATGAACAATGTGCAAGGGATATCTATTACTTTCTTCAG TCATCTGTATGTTTGA